From Stenotrophomonas maltophilia, a single genomic window includes:
- a CDS encoding MBL fold metallo-hydrolase, giving the protein MLPSPHVKTFFDPATFTASHVVRDPSSSACAIIDSVLDFDMAAARTSTASASALVDYVRAERLQVQWLLETHAHADHLSAAPWLRGQVGGTLAIGERITTVQETFGKVFNAGTAFKRDGSQFDHLFADGASFRIGNLQAMSLHVPGHTPACLAYVIGDAVFPGDTLFMPDYGTARCDFPGGSARQLYRSIQRLLSLPDATRVFLCHDYKATGRNHFVWETTIRAERTTNLHVHEGVTEAMFVEMREARDATLPMPRLILPSVQVNMCAGHLPEPEDNGVRYLKLPVDLL; this is encoded by the coding sequence CTGCTCCCCTCGCCTCATGTAAAGACCTTCTTCGATCCTGCCACTTTCACTGCCAGTCACGTCGTACGCGATCCATCTTCTTCAGCGTGCGCCATCATCGACAGCGTCCTTGACTTCGACATGGCCGCAGCCCGCACCTCCACTGCCTCCGCATCGGCGTTGGTGGACTACGTGCGGGCCGAGCGCCTACAGGTGCAATGGTTGCTGGAAACCCACGCGCATGCCGACCACCTCTCAGCAGCACCATGGCTGCGGGGCCAGGTGGGAGGTACGCTGGCCATCGGCGAGCGCATCACCACTGTCCAGGAAACCTTCGGCAAGGTCTTCAATGCCGGTACTGCGTTCAAGCGTGATGGCAGCCAATTCGATCACCTGTTCGCTGACGGTGCCTCCTTCCGCATCGGTAATCTGCAGGCGATGTCGCTGCACGTGCCAGGCCATACTCCCGCTTGTCTGGCGTACGTGATCGGCGACGCCGTATTTCCTGGAGACACGCTGTTCATGCCGGACTACGGCACCGCCCGATGCGACTTTCCAGGTGGCTCGGCTCGCCAGTTGTATCGCTCGATCCAGCGCCTTCTGTCCCTGCCCGACGCCACCCGCGTCTTCTTGTGCCATGACTACAAGGCCACCGGTCGAAACCATTTCGTATGGGAAACAACCATCCGTGCCGAAAGGACAACCAACCTGCATGTGCACGAGGGCGTGACCGAAGCCATGTTCGTGGAAATGCGGGAAGCCCGTGACGCGACGCTCCCGATGCCGCGACTGATCCTGCCTTCAGTGCAGGTCAACATGTGCGCCGGCCATCTGCCCGAACCCGAGGACAACGGCGTGCGCTACCTCAAGCTGCCGGTGGACCTGCTATGA
- a CDS encoding ArsR/SmtB family transcription factor: MKERVPEVAELLRFMATPSRLLLLCQLAQGEMTVSGLEDATGIRQPALSQQLAELRQRKLVATRRESRSIVYRMADPRVAALLGAMHGIFCADDTST, from the coding sequence ATGAAGGAGCGCGTGCCCGAGGTGGCCGAGTTGCTGCGCTTCATGGCCACTCCCTCCCGCCTGTTGCTGCTGTGCCAGCTCGCGCAAGGTGAAATGACGGTGAGCGGACTGGAGGACGCCACCGGCATCCGACAGCCGGCGCTCTCCCAGCAACTGGCCGAACTCCGCCAACGAAAGCTTGTAGCGACCCGACGGGAATCGCGGTCGATCGTCTACCGCATGGCAGACCCGCGCGTTGCAGCACTGCTGGGCGCGATGCATGGGATCTTCTGTGCGGACGATACATCAACTTGA
- a CDS encoding cyclin-dependent kinase inhibitor 3 family protein: MSRTSISHPLKIATLPVGTNGGGIGVTFAPGKHQEVAMTGSWARDLDVDLASIAEWGAQHLITLIEPWEFEELRITSLAERARAHGLMWYGLPITDGAAPDARLLGPWRSLGPQFAAKLLSGTRIVVHCKGGLGRAGTVASMLLIETGFASDGIDAIAKVRSVRPGAVETAEQEEFILNWSNRGARRLS, encoded by the coding sequence ATGAGCAGAACAAGTATCTCCCATCCACTGAAGATTGCCACCTTACCTGTCGGCACGAACGGCGGTGGGATCGGCGTCACCTTTGCACCAGGAAAACATCAGGAAGTAGCAATGACTGGCTCTTGGGCTCGAGACCTGGACGTCGACCTCGCGTCGATCGCGGAGTGGGGAGCACAGCACCTGATCACGTTGATTGAGCCGTGGGAGTTCGAGGAGCTGCGAATCACCTCGTTGGCGGAACGTGCCAGAGCCCACGGTTTGATGTGGTACGGCCTGCCAATTACAGATGGTGCGGCTCCTGACGCGCGACTCCTTGGGCCATGGCGATCCCTAGGGCCACAGTTCGCAGCCAAGCTCTTGTCTGGAACCAGGATCGTGGTGCATTGCAAAGGCGGGCTGGGTCGGGCCGGCACCGTGGCGTCGATGCTCCTCATTGAAACAGGCTTTGCCTCAGATGGCATCGATGCAATTGCTAAGGTTCGCTCGGTGCGACCTGGTGCGGTGGAGACGGCGGAGCAGGAGGAATTCATCCTGAACTGGTCTAATCGCGGAGCCCGGAGACTGAGCTAG
- a CDS encoding 2OG-Fe(II) oxygenase produces MHEQGPVDFIEVIHNAVPSDVCAAIVERMRATRGLLPGAVGSGVFPELKHSKDLRISGLDGWQDVDQQLQIAVFNGLLTYLRRYPQALIAPLMLQIQDSNGQPRRLSAEDFPDMPQQQLADLARTCLRPGAINLQWYAAGEGGYPYWHCELYPKDAQAETLHRHVLWTLYLNDDFEEGETEFLFQGRKIAPRTGSLLIAPTAFTHTHRGNRPQGGDKFIATSWILFQSAQKLFGA; encoded by the coding sequence ATGCACGAGCAGGGCCCGGTCGATTTCATCGAAGTCATCCACAATGCCGTCCCCAGCGACGTCTGCGCGGCGATCGTCGAGCGCATGCGTGCAACGCGTGGCCTGCTGCCCGGTGCGGTGGGCAGTGGTGTGTTCCCGGAACTCAAGCACAGCAAGGATCTGCGCATCAGTGGACTGGACGGCTGGCAGGATGTCGACCAGCAGTTGCAGATCGCGGTATTCAACGGCCTGCTGACTTATCTACGCCGTTATCCACAGGCGTTGATCGCTCCGCTGATGTTGCAGATCCAGGACAGCAATGGCCAGCCGCGACGCCTGTCTGCCGAGGACTTCCCCGACATGCCGCAGCAGCAGCTGGCCGACCTGGCCCGCACCTGCCTGCGCCCGGGTGCGATCAACCTGCAGTGGTACGCGGCGGGCGAGGGCGGCTATCCGTACTGGCACTGCGAGCTGTACCCGAAGGACGCCCAGGCCGAGACCCTGCACCGGCACGTGTTGTGGACGCTGTACCTCAACGATGACTTCGAGGAAGGCGAAACCGAGTTCCTGTTCCAGGGCCGCAAGATCGCGCCGCGCACCGGCAGCCTGCTGATAGCCCCGACCGCGTTCACCCACACCCATCGCGGCAACCGGCCGCAGGGCGGCGACAAGTTCATCGCCACCAGCTGGATCCTGTTCCAGAGCGCGCAGAAGTTGTTTGGGGCGTAG
- a CDS encoding class 1 fructose-bisphosphatase — MSRTSLTRFLIQEQHAGRINADLRQLIAVVARACTSISIAVSKGALGGVLGEAGTGNVQGEAQKKLDVISNEILLEANAWGGHLAACASEEMDHSQPVPDIYPRGDFLLLFDPLDGSSNIDVNVSVGTIFSVLRCPTNVELPGDDAFLQPGSKQIAAGYCIYGPSTQLVLTVGHGTHAFTLDREKGEFVLTTENMQIPAATQEFAINMSNQRHWEAPMQAYVGDLLAGKEGARGKNFNMRWIASMVADVHRILTRGGIFIYPWDNKDPSKAGKLRLMYEANPMGLLVEQAGGAAWTGRERILDIQPDQLHQRVPVFLGSREEVAEAVRYHHAHDDAQG; from the coding sequence ATGTCCCGTACTTCGTTGACCCGCTTCCTGATCCAGGAACAGCACGCCGGCCGCATCAATGCCGACCTGCGCCAGCTGATCGCGGTCGTCGCCCGCGCCTGCACCAGCATCTCCATCGCCGTCAGCAAGGGCGCCCTCGGCGGCGTGCTGGGCGAGGCCGGTACCGGCAACGTGCAGGGCGAAGCGCAGAAGAAGCTGGACGTCATCAGCAACGAGATCCTGCTCGAAGCCAACGCCTGGGGTGGCCACCTCGCCGCCTGCGCCTCGGAAGAAATGGACCACAGCCAGCCGGTGCCGGACATCTATCCGCGTGGCGACTTCCTGCTGCTGTTCGATCCCCTCGATGGCAGCTCCAACATCGACGTCAACGTCTCGGTCGGCACCATCTTCTCGGTGCTGCGCTGCCCGACCAACGTCGAACTGCCGGGCGATGACGCGTTCCTGCAGCCGGGCAGCAAGCAGATCGCCGCCGGCTACTGCATCTACGGGCCCAGCACCCAGCTGGTGCTGACCGTCGGCCATGGCACCCACGCTTTCACCCTGGACCGCGAGAAGGGCGAGTTCGTGCTGACCACCGAGAACATGCAGATCCCGGCGGCCACCCAGGAATTCGCCATCAACATGTCCAACCAGCGGCATTGGGAAGCGCCGATGCAGGCCTACGTCGGCGACCTGCTGGCCGGCAAGGAAGGCGCACGCGGCAAGAACTTCAACATGCGCTGGATCGCCAGCATGGTCGCCGACGTGCATCGCATCCTGACCCGCGGCGGCATCTTCATCTACCCGTGGGACAACAAGGACCCGTCCAAGGCCGGCAAGCTGCGCCTGATGTACGAAGCCAACCCGATGGGCCTGCTGGTCGAGCAGGCCGGTGGCGCCGCCTGGACCGGCCGCGAGCGCATCCTCGATATCCAGCCCGACCAGCTGCACCAGCGCGTGCCGGTGTTCCTCGGCTCGCGCGAGGAAGTGGCCGAAGCCGTGCGCTACCACCACGCGCACGACGACGCGCAGGGCTGA
- a CDS encoding aromatic amino acid transaminase, with protein sequence MSFFANVELVPGDPILGLTEAYNADSRPTKVNLGVGIYYDESGRIPLLRAVKQIEQQLAAEAKPRGYLPIDGLPAYTQATRELVFGKDSPLLAAGRVTTAQTVGGSGALRVGADVLKKLLPHATVALSNPSWENHRAVFSAAGFEVVDYTYFDPTTHGVDFDGMLADLGKLQAGTVVLLHACCHNPTGADLTVTQWKQVAQLLKDKQLFPFIDMAYQGFDKGIEQDGAAVRIIAEAGIDSFIVANSYSKSFSLYGERVGALSMVAPTAADAKAVQSQVKRVIRTIYSSPSTHGAALVAGVLTNPDLRAMWEQELTEMRERIHALRHGLVEKLAAAGAPQFGFINEQAGMFSYSGLSREQVERLRDEFGIYAVGTGRICVAALNQNNLEYVAKAVATVAKG encoded by the coding sequence GTGTCCTTCTTTGCAAACGTGGAACTGGTCCCAGGCGACCCGATCCTGGGCCTGACCGAGGCGTACAACGCCGACAGCCGCCCGACCAAGGTCAACCTGGGTGTGGGCATCTACTACGACGAGAGTGGCCGCATTCCGCTGCTGCGCGCCGTCAAGCAGATCGAGCAGCAGCTCGCCGCTGAAGCCAAACCGCGCGGCTACCTGCCGATCGATGGCCTGCCGGCGTACACGCAGGCCACGCGCGAACTGGTGTTCGGCAAGGACTCGCCGCTGCTGGCCGCCGGCCGCGTCACCACCGCACAGACCGTCGGTGGCAGCGGTGCGCTGCGCGTCGGCGCCGACGTGCTGAAGAAGCTGCTGCCGCACGCCACCGTCGCGCTGAGCAACCCGAGCTGGGAAAACCACCGCGCCGTGTTCAGCGCGGCCGGCTTCGAGGTGGTGGATTACACCTACTTCGACCCAACCACCCATGGCGTCGATTTCGACGGCATGCTGGCCGACCTGGGCAAGCTGCAGGCCGGCACCGTGGTGCTGCTGCACGCCTGCTGCCACAACCCCACCGGCGCCGACCTCACCGTCACCCAGTGGAAGCAGGTCGCGCAGCTGCTGAAAGACAAGCAGCTGTTCCCCTTCATCGACATGGCCTACCAGGGCTTCGACAAGGGCATCGAGCAGGACGGCGCCGCCGTGCGCATCATCGCCGAGGCCGGCATTGACAGCTTCATCGTCGCCAACTCGTACTCCAAGTCGTTCTCGCTGTACGGCGAGCGCGTGGGTGCGCTGTCGATGGTCGCCCCGACCGCCGCGGACGCCAAGGCCGTGCAGTCGCAGGTCAAGCGCGTGATCCGCACGATCTACTCCAGCCCGTCCACCCACGGTGCCGCGCTGGTGGCCGGCGTGCTGACCAACCCGGACCTGCGCGCGATGTGGGAGCAGGAGCTGACCGAGATGCGCGAGCGCATCCATGCCCTGCGCCACGGCCTGGTCGAGAAGCTGGCCGCCGCCGGTGCGCCGCAGTTCGGCTTCATCAACGAGCAGGCCGGCATGTTCTCCTACTCCGGCCTGAGCCGTGAGCAGGTCGAACGCCTGCGCGACGAGTTCGGCATCTACGCCGTCGGCACCGGCCGCATCTGCGTGGCCGCACTGAACCAGAACAACCTGGAATACGTCGCCAAGGCCGTGGCCACCGTCGCCAAGGGCTGA
- a CDS encoding TonB-dependent receptor family protein: MNPAARRHCLPLSALLMSPFASMAEPAPTALPAVQVQAARVPGIDPFALPASLDTVWIDAGRAGAGAQLSEALAGVPGLVARDRQNFAQDTQLSIRGFGARSTFGVRGVRVLIDGIPATMPDGQGQLSHASLLGTERIDVLRGPFSALYGNSSGGVLQVWSAQGQAGDPWRLRLNAGADNTLSTGAQLKGAGHGLDYNIAVNHFRTDGWRDHSRARRESLNARIGGELGGGRLELLLNALDAPDAQDPLGLTRAQVAADPRQATAVAHQYNTRKSVRQQQAGLRWTREAGAQRWQLMGYAGQRAVRQYLPIPPAAQANPLHAGGVIDLDGGYGGLDARWGWHGDLAGRPLDLVAGLSADRQRQHRTGYENFIGSTLGVRGQLRRDQIDVVQNVDQFAQAWWQWSPRWSLLAGVRHSSVRFESDDRYITGRNPDDSGRRRYQATTPVAGISFEASPQWRLHAAVGRGFETPTFNELGYRADGQAGLALDLAAARSRSVEVGSKWHAQNGTQLDVSLFRADTDDELAVASNIGGRSTYRNVGRTRRQGLELQYRQPLAGQLELQLAWTWLQAQVRSPYLTSNTVVTTGSRLPGVPRQQAFARLQWTPGDWQWALEANASSDTVVNDVATERAPGFALLHLEGGRRWTLPGGELRAFARLENVLDQAYIGSVIVNDGNGRFYEPGPGRRSSVGLQWSWR, from the coding sequence ATGAATCCCGCCGCACGACGCCATTGCCTGCCGCTGTCCGCCCTGCTGATGTCGCCATTTGCCAGCATGGCCGAGCCCGCCCCCACCGCCCTGCCTGCCGTCCAGGTACAGGCCGCGCGGGTGCCGGGCATCGACCCGTTCGCCCTGCCTGCCAGCCTGGACACGGTCTGGATCGACGCCGGCCGCGCCGGGGCTGGGGCGCAGCTGTCCGAAGCACTGGCCGGGGTGCCGGGCCTGGTCGCGCGCGACCGGCAGAATTTCGCGCAGGATACGCAGCTGTCGATACGTGGATTCGGCGCGCGCTCGACCTTCGGCGTGCGCGGGGTGCGGGTGCTGATCGACGGCATACCGGCGACCATGCCCGACGGCCAGGGTCAGTTGTCGCATGCCAGCCTGCTCGGCACCGAGCGCATCGACGTGCTGCGGGGGCCGTTCTCGGCGCTGTATGGCAACTCCTCCGGTGGCGTGCTGCAGGTGTGGAGCGCACAGGGCCAGGCCGGCGACCCGTGGCGGCTGCGCCTCAATGCCGGCGCCGACAACACGCTTAGTACCGGCGCGCAACTGAAGGGTGCAGGCCACGGGCTGGACTACAACATCGCCGTCAACCACTTCCGTACCGATGGCTGGCGTGACCACAGCCGGGCGCGCCGTGAATCGCTCAACGCGCGTATCGGCGGTGAGCTGGGCGGTGGGCGGCTGGAGCTGCTGCTCAATGCGCTGGATGCGCCCGATGCACAGGACCCGCTGGGCCTGACCCGCGCGCAGGTGGCGGCGGACCCGCGCCAGGCCACCGCCGTGGCACACCAGTACAACACCCGCAAATCGGTGCGCCAGCAGCAGGCCGGGCTGCGCTGGACCCGCGAGGCCGGCGCGCAGCGCTGGCAGCTGATGGGCTATGCCGGCCAGCGCGCGGTGCGTCAGTACCTGCCGATTCCGCCGGCGGCCCAGGCCAATCCCCTGCATGCGGGCGGGGTGATCGACCTGGACGGAGGCTACGGCGGGCTGGACGCGCGCTGGGGCTGGCACGGCGATCTCGCCGGACGGCCGCTGGACCTGGTGGCCGGGCTCAGCGCCGACCGTCAGCGCCAGCACCGCACCGGCTACGAGAACTTCATCGGCAGCACGCTGGGCGTACGCGGGCAGCTGCGCCGCGACCAGATCGACGTCGTGCAGAACGTGGACCAGTTCGCGCAGGCCTGGTGGCAATGGAGCCCGCGCTGGTCGTTGCTGGCGGGCGTGCGCCACAGCAGCGTGCGCTTCGAATCGGACGATCGCTACATCACCGGCCGCAACCCGGACGACAGCGGCCGCCGTCGCTACCAGGCGACCACCCCGGTGGCCGGCATCAGCTTCGAGGCCAGCCCGCAGTGGCGCCTGCACGCTGCCGTTGGCCGCGGCTTCGAGACGCCTACCTTCAACGAACTGGGTTACCGCGCCGACGGCCAGGCGGGACTGGCACTGGATCTTGCCGCCGCGCGCAGCCGCTCCGTGGAAGTGGGCAGCAAGTGGCACGCACAGAATGGAACCCAGCTTGATGTCAGCCTGTTCCGTGCAGATACCGACGATGAGCTTGCCGTTGCCAGCAATATCGGCGGACGCAGCACCTATCGCAACGTTGGCCGGACCCGTCGCCAGGGGCTGGAGCTGCAGTACCGCCAGCCGCTGGCCGGGCAACTGGAACTGCAGCTGGCCTGGACCTGGCTGCAGGCGCAGGTGCGTTCGCCCTACCTGACCTCCAATACCGTGGTTACCACCGGCAGCCGCCTGCCCGGCGTGCCGCGCCAGCAGGCCTTCGCCCGGTTGCAGTGGACGCCGGGCGACTGGCAGTGGGCGCTGGAAGCCAATGCCAGCAGCGACACGGTGGTGAACGACGTGGCCACCGAGCGAGCGCCGGGCTTCGCCCTGCTGCATCTGGAAGGTGGCCGCCGCTGGACCCTGCCCGGCGGCGAGCTGCGTGCCTTCGCCCGGCTGGAGAACGTGCTGGACCAGGCCTACATCGGCTCGGTGATCGTCAACGACGGCAACGGCCGCTTCTACGAGCCGGGACCGGGGCGGCGGTCCAGCGTGGGACTGCAGTGGTCGTGGCGCTAG
- a CDS encoding Ku protein, whose protein sequence is MARPIWTGTLSFGLLNVPVSLMSGERKVDLQFRMLDSRDRKPIRFERVNADTGEEVPWKDIVKAYEYDKGSYVVLEEGDIRSAAPESHEAVEVESFVDAAQIDPRYYEKPYLLVPGKKAEKGYVLLRETLRRTGKVGIARVVVRTREYLCAVMPQADALVLMILRYPQELVDPEDYALPAGKLSDYRITGKESAMAEQLIESMAGDWNPSQYHDEFRERLQQVLNKRIKSKGGTTRVEEEPAPHEDAATNVVDFMALLQKSLDANTRTPAKKTATRKAPAKKPAKKAARKATKKATKKTAPRRKAG, encoded by the coding sequence ATGGCCCGCCCAATCTGGACCGGCACGCTGTCCTTCGGACTGCTCAATGTGCCGGTGTCGCTGATGTCCGGCGAACGCAAGGTCGACCTGCAGTTCCGCATGCTCGATTCGCGCGACCGCAAGCCGATCCGCTTCGAGCGGGTCAACGCCGATACCGGCGAGGAAGTGCCCTGGAAGGACATCGTCAAAGCCTACGAGTACGACAAGGGCAGCTATGTCGTGCTGGAGGAAGGCGACATCCGCTCGGCTGCGCCGGAAAGCCACGAAGCGGTGGAAGTGGAATCGTTCGTGGATGCGGCGCAGATCGATCCGCGCTACTACGAGAAGCCGTATCTGCTGGTGCCAGGCAAGAAGGCCGAGAAGGGCTATGTGCTGCTGCGCGAGACCCTGCGCAGGACCGGCAAGGTCGGCATCGCGCGGGTGGTGGTACGCACGCGTGAGTACCTGTGCGCGGTGATGCCGCAGGCAGACGCGCTGGTGCTGATGATCCTGCGCTATCCACAGGAGCTGGTGGACCCGGAGGACTACGCGCTGCCCGCCGGGAAACTGTCCGACTACCGCATCACCGGCAAGGAATCGGCAATGGCCGAGCAGCTGATCGAGTCGATGGCTGGCGACTGGAACCCCTCGCAGTACCACGACGAGTTCCGTGAGCGCCTGCAGCAGGTGCTGAACAAGCGCATCAAGTCCAAGGGCGGCACCACCCGGGTGGAAGAGGAGCCGGCACCGCATGAGGATGCGGCCACCAACGTGGTCGACTTCATGGCGCTGCTGCAGAAGAGCCTGGATGCGAACACGCGCACGCCTGCGAAGAAGACGGCAACGCGCAAGGCACCCGCGAAGAAGCCTGCGAAGAAGGCCGCGCGGAAGGCCACCAAGAAGGCCACAAAGAAGACCGCACCGCGGCGCAAGGCAGGTTGA
- the ligD gene encoding DNA ligase D, protein MSLHQYRRKRRLGRGSGQTPEPDDTPAHGDPKRRPTFVIQLHLASSRHYDFRLEMDGVLKSWAVPKGPSLRVGEKRLAVEVEDHPLSYAGFEGDIPEGHYGAGHVEVFDHGTWACEGDPLQALAAGKIDFVLHGQRLAGSWKLVRTAMKGRQVQWLLIKRDDEQARDAEADDLLEAPVPKRSSAVKARTAGRTERATPAARRTTRKADAHWHARALKLDGARDTPYPRAFKPQLTDHRDTAPDGQHWLHEIKWDGYRLLADLHDGEVKLRSRNGLDWTADFPEVVQAIRALPVRDARLDGELVVLDAQGRSDFAALQRVIDGSSKQPLRYIVFDLPGVAGIDISRAPLLERKALLKALLGNVPGILAFSEHVIDHGPQVFAASGKAGFEGIVSKQADAPYVNARARSWVKVKHEDTDEFVIVGHTAPKGSRVGFGSLLLAAQDKAGLRYVGRVGTGFDDERLRALHKALQPLAVKTPVLPLPAHVPFSAASVRWVKPVAVAEVAFRGWGKEGLLRQASFKRLRNDKQVEDLEVNAADMDTVGEVQITHPERVVFPDQKLSKGDVADYYRQMARWILPEIAGRPLSVLRCPEGVGKACFFQKHHGPGLGDAVHAVPLQQKSGREDYVYIDNARGLLQLVQMNTLELHPWGATVDDPQHPDRLVFDLDPGDGVNWAQVKAGARDVRDRLLQIGLQSFVRLSGGKGVHVVVPLQPKADWEQAKAFCEAFAQAMALQQPDRYVATMSKAKRSGVIFIDWLRNTRGATSVCSWSLRARANAGVAVPLRWEELAKVTAADAFPMARALARAKRLKGDPWQGMERLKQTLPSLKR, encoded by the coding sequence ATGTCGCTGCACCAGTACCGGCGCAAGCGTCGCCTCGGCAGAGGTAGCGGTCAGACGCCGGAGCCTGACGACACCCCCGCCCACGGTGACCCGAAGCGACGGCCAACGTTCGTCATCCAGCTGCATCTCGCCAGTTCGCGCCACTACGATTTCCGCCTGGAAATGGACGGTGTACTGAAGAGCTGGGCCGTGCCGAAGGGGCCTTCGCTGCGCGTTGGCGAGAAGCGGTTGGCGGTGGAAGTGGAAGACCATCCGCTGTCCTATGCCGGCTTCGAGGGAGACATCCCTGAAGGTCATTACGGTGCCGGCCACGTGGAGGTCTTCGATCATGGCACCTGGGCCTGTGAAGGTGATCCATTGCAGGCGCTGGCGGCGGGCAAGATCGACTTCGTGCTGCACGGGCAGCGGTTGGCCGGCAGTTGGAAGCTGGTGCGCACGGCGATGAAGGGGCGCCAGGTGCAATGGCTGCTGATCAAGCGCGATGATGAGCAAGCGCGCGATGCCGAAGCGGACGATCTATTGGAAGCGCCCGTGCCGAAACGCTCATCGGCGGTGAAGGCGCGCACGGCAGGAAGGACAGAGCGCGCTACGCCGGCCGCACGCAGGACTACCCGCAAGGCCGATGCACACTGGCATGCGCGGGCGCTGAAACTGGACGGTGCACGTGACACGCCCTACCCACGCGCCTTCAAACCGCAATTGACCGATCACCGCGACACCGCGCCGGATGGCCAGCACTGGCTGCATGAGATCAAGTGGGACGGCTATCGACTGTTGGCTGATCTGCACGATGGCGAAGTGAAACTGCGTTCGCGCAACGGCCTGGACTGGACGGCCGATTTTCCCGAAGTCGTGCAGGCCATCCGGGCGCTGCCGGTGCGCGATGCGCGCCTGGACGGTGAACTGGTGGTACTGGATGCGCAGGGCCGCAGTGACTTCGCAGCACTGCAACGGGTGATCGACGGCAGTTCGAAACAGCCGCTGCGCTACATCGTCTTCGACCTGCCAGGTGTTGCCGGTATCGACATCAGCCGCGCGCCCCTGCTGGAACGCAAGGCGCTGCTGAAAGCGCTGCTGGGCAATGTACCCGGCATCCTCGCCTTCAGCGAGCATGTGATCGATCACGGGCCACAGGTGTTCGCTGCCAGTGGCAAGGCGGGTTTCGAGGGCATCGTGAGCAAGCAGGCGGATGCTCCGTATGTGAATGCCCGTGCGCGCAGCTGGGTCAAGGTCAAGCACGAGGACACCGACGAGTTCGTGATCGTCGGTCACACGGCACCCAAGGGTTCGCGGGTGGGATTCGGCTCGTTGCTTCTGGCCGCGCAGGACAAGGCAGGCCTGCGCTATGTCGGTCGCGTGGGCACCGGCTTCGACGATGAACGCCTGCGCGCGCTGCACAAGGCACTGCAGCCGCTGGCGGTGAAGACCCCCGTGCTGCCGTTGCCGGCGCATGTGCCGTTCAGCGCCGCCAGCGTGCGCTGGGTGAAGCCGGTGGCGGTGGCCGAGGTCGCCTTCCGTGGCTGGGGCAAGGAAGGGCTGCTGCGCCAGGCCAGTTTCAAGCGGCTGCGCAACGACAAGCAGGTGGAGGACCTGGAAGTGAACGCTGCAGACATGGACACCGTGGGCGAGGTGCAGATCACGCACCCCGAACGCGTGGTATTCCCGGATCAGAAACTCAGCAAGGGCGACGTGGCCGACTATTACCGGCAGATGGCGCGCTGGATCCTGCCGGAGATTGCCGGCAGGCCGTTGTCAGTGCTGCGCTGTCCCGAGGGTGTCGGCAAGGCCTGCTTCTTCCAGAAGCACCATGGCCCCGGGCTGGGTGACGCCGTGCATGCGGTGCCCCTGCAGCAGAAGAGCGGTCGCGAGGACTACGTCTACATCGACAACGCGCGTGGCCTGCTCCAGCTGGTGCAGATGAACACGCTGGAGCTGCATCCGTGGGGTGCGACGGTAGACGACCCGCAGCATCCGGACCGCCTGGTGTTCGATCTCGACCCCGGCGACGGCGTGAACTGGGCGCAGGTGAAAGCGGGGGCGCGTGATGTGCGTGACCGCCTGCTGCAGATCGGCCTGCAGAGCTTCGTGCGGCTGTCTGGCGGCAAGGGCGTGCACGTGGTGGTGCCGCTGCAGCCGAAGGCGGACTGGGAGCAGGCCAAGGCGTTCTGCGAGGCGTTCGCGCAGGCGATGGCGCTGCAGCAGCCTGATCGCTACGTAGCGACGATGAGCAAGGCGAAGCGCAGCGGTGTGATCTTCATCGATTGGCTGCGCAACACGCGCGGTGCTACCAGCGTGTGTTCGTGGTCATTGCGGGCGCGCGCGAACGCTGGCGTGGCGGTGCCGTTGCGCTGGGAGGAACTGGCAAAGGTGACCGCCGCCGATGCGTTCCCGATGGCCAGGGCTCTGGCGCGCGCGAAACGGCTGAAGGGCGACCCCTGGCAGGGCATGGAACGATTGAAGCAGACACTGCCGTCGCTGAAGCGGTAG